A window from Puniceicoccaceae bacterium encodes these proteins:
- a CDS encoding putative metalloprotease CJM1_0395 family protein, with amino-acid sequence MLRTDTTTESGRAESQSMAGLQVETSVESASASQSTAVALSSTADVRGYLATLQREPVKRVQEEEIDSRERRTEGRAPNAEATLEPDAAGESSSSYELTEEEQQEVQELQQRDREVRQHEQAHLAAAGSLATGGAQYQFQTGPDGKAYAIGGHVNIDTSPGSTPERTLEKAKQIQRAAMAPADPSPQDIKVAAKAMQMQMEALREIAEQAGESDERDQGLFSAASVEDVEATQNTVLSGVASLEIPVLNRN; translated from the coding sequence ATGTTGCGTACTGACACAACGACAGAAAGCGGGAGAGCTGAGAGCCAGAGCATGGCCGGACTGCAGGTTGAAACGAGTGTGGAAAGTGCCTCAGCTTCTCAATCCACCGCAGTTGCACTGAGTTCAACAGCTGATGTGCGGGGTTATCTTGCCACGCTTCAACGGGAACCAGTTAAACGCGTGCAGGAAGAGGAAATCGATTCCCGCGAGCGTAGAACTGAAGGACGTGCTCCCAATGCAGAGGCGACACTGGAACCTGACGCAGCAGGCGAATCCTCCTCGTCATACGAGTTGACGGAGGAGGAACAGCAGGAAGTGCAGGAGTTGCAGCAACGGGACCGGGAAGTACGTCAGCACGAGCAAGCGCATCTTGCGGCTGCCGGGTCGCTGGCGACGGGAGGGGCACAGTATCAGTTTCAGACCGGACCTGATGGCAAAGCCTATGCGATTGGTGGCCACGTGAACATCGATACATCACCGGGCAGCACCCCGGAACGCACCTTGGAAAAGGCAAAACAGATCCAGCGCGCAGCCATGGCTCCGGCGGACCCGTCACCGCAGGATATCAAGGTGGCGGCAAAAGCAATGCAGATGCAGATGGAGGCATTGCGCGAGATCGCGGAGCAGGCGGGCGAGTCTGATGAGCGTGATCAGGGACTGTTTAGTGCCGCCAGTGTCGAGGATGTTGAGGCGACCCAAAATACCGTTCTCAGTGGTGTGGCATCGCTTGAAATACCCGTGTTGAATCGGAATTGA